One window from the genome of Canis aureus isolate CA01 chromosome 18, VMU_Caureus_v.1.0, whole genome shotgun sequence encodes:
- the LOC144289149 gene encoding Golgi-associated RAB2 interactor protein 6-like isoform X3 has product MAMDSSIPSPYHSSHTCHILHMFNRSSGKLQRHLCRGEYTLLKDMPVFESDFIQINRKGEVIDMHNNVQMVTVGIAYTTPSLTMPDVMLLAQPAVSCAANARNSQDTQIKDLKSTKSLELTRLLPLKFVKLSIYNHEKKQFHLKLATGRSFYLQLCLPSDAKEDLFACWEDLVYLLRPPLEAYSGTQAQPAGDMISLPVLEAEDRKSPASEGNVSKQDGDHRVSQVRDEVLRKSKEKESTPAKRPSHPGGMEEDESSLKSHRTTQGGKTEDESNLKGQGHGSSFQELVSFSFIQKGSRLSQKLRKSLSRTWSGG; this is encoded by the exons ATGGCCATGGACAGCAGCATACCCTCGCCCTATCATAGCAGCCACACCTGCCACATCCTGCACATGTTCAACAGGTCCTCGGGGAAGCTGCAGCGGCACCTGTGCAGGGGAGAGTACACCCTGCTGAAGGACATGCCCGTCTTTGAGAGTGATTTCATCCAG ATCAACAGAAAAGGAGAAGTGATTGATATGCACAACAATGTGCAAATGGTGACAGTGGGCATCGCATATACCACCCCCAGCCTCACAATGCCGGATGTCATGCTTCTGGCACAACCAGCTGTGAGCTGTGCAGCCAATGCCAGAAATAGCCAAGATACTCAGATAAAGGACCTCAAGTCGACAAAGAGCTTGGAGCTGACCAG GCTGCTTCCTTTGAAGTTTGTAAAGTTATCCAtctataatcatgaaaaaaaacaGTTCCACTTGAAGCTTGCCACTGGCCGCTCTTTTTACCTACAACTGTGCCTTCCTTCAGATGCAAAAGAAGACCTGTTTGCATGCTGGGAAGACTTAGTGTACCTGCTGAGACCACCACTGGAGGCTTACAGTGGTACCCAGGCCCAACCTGCTGGTGACATGATCTCCTTACCTGTGTTGGAGGCAGAGGATAGGAAAAGCCCAGCA AGTGAAGGCAATGTGAGCAAACAGGATGGGGACCACAGAGTCTCCCAAGTCCGGGATGAAGTCCTAAGGAAGAGCAAGGAAAAGGAGAGCACTCCTGCTAAAAGGCCTTCACATCCTGGTGGGATGGAGGAAGACGAATCATCACTGAAATCACATAGAACCACTCAGGGAGGTAAAACAGAGGACGAGAGCAACCTAAAGGGGCAAGGACATGGTTCCTCATTCCAGGAGTTAGTTAGCTTCAGCTTCATCCAAAAGGGGTCCAG GTTATCTCAGAAATTGAGGAAGAGCTTGTCTAGAACTTGGTCAG GTGGATAG
- the LOC144289149 gene encoding Golgi-associated RAB2 interactor protein 6-like isoform X1, translated as MAMDSSIPSPYHSSHTCHILHMFNRSSGKLQRHLCRGEYTLLKDMPVFESDFIQINRKGEVIDMHNNVQMVTVGIAYTTPSLTMPDVMLLAQPAVSCAANARNSQDTQIKDLKSTKSLELTRLLPLKFVKLSIYNHEKKQFHLKLATGRSFYLQLCLPSDAKEDLFACWEDLVYLLRPPLEAYSGTQAQPAGDMISLPVLEAEDRKSPAAMELRGQGDQDQDSIKSLPTVTNVSGVTSHAYSGGEGIRQLASHTYSVCRNTLSLLIPSAGSSHRAAVAPQGSVSVVAGGEIISRPVRETTEGPEVGPSNSSFQSEGNVSKQDGDHRVSQVRDEVLRKSKEKESTPAKRPSHPGGMEEDESSLKSHRTTQGGKTEDESNLKGQGHGSSFQELVSFSFIQKGSRLSQKLRKSLSRTWSGG; from the exons ATGGCCATGGACAGCAGCATACCCTCGCCCTATCATAGCAGCCACACCTGCCACATCCTGCACATGTTCAACAGGTCCTCGGGGAAGCTGCAGCGGCACCTGTGCAGGGGAGAGTACACCCTGCTGAAGGACATGCCCGTCTTTGAGAGTGATTTCATCCAG ATCAACAGAAAAGGAGAAGTGATTGATATGCACAACAATGTGCAAATGGTGACAGTGGGCATCGCATATACCACCCCCAGCCTCACAATGCCGGATGTCATGCTTCTGGCACAACCAGCTGTGAGCTGTGCAGCCAATGCCAGAAATAGCCAAGATACTCAGATAAAGGACCTCAAGTCGACAAAGAGCTTGGAGCTGACCAG GCTGCTTCCTTTGAAGTTTGTAAAGTTATCCAtctataatcatgaaaaaaaacaGTTCCACTTGAAGCTTGCCACTGGCCGCTCTTTTTACCTACAACTGTGCCTTCCTTCAGATGCAAAAGAAGACCTGTTTGCATGCTGGGAAGACTTAGTGTACCTGCTGAGACCACCACTGGAGGCTTACAGTGGTACCCAGGCCCAACCTGCTGGTGACATGATCTCCTTACCTGTGTTGGAGGCAGAGGATAGGAAAAGCCCAGCA GCCATGGAGCTCCGTGGACAAGGGGACCAAGATCAGGACAGCATCAAGAGCCTTCCCACGGTCACCAATGTGTCTGGGGTCACATCTCATGCTTATAGTGGTGGGGAAGGAATCAGGCAACTTGCTTCCCACACATACTCTGTCTGTAGGAACACCTTGTCTCTCCTAATCCCATCTGCAGGGTCCAGCCACAGGGCAGCAGTAGCTCCTCAGGGCAGTGTGAGTGTGGTTGCAGGAGGGGAGATAATCAGCAGACCTGTTAGGGAGACCACTGAAGGTCCAGAAGTGGGACCCTCCAACTCATCTTTCCAGAGTGAAGGCAATGTGAGCAAACAGGATGGGGACCACAGAGTCTCCCAAGTCCGGGATGAAGTCCTAAGGAAGAGCAAGGAAAAGGAGAGCACTCCTGCTAAAAGGCCTTCACATCCTGGTGGGATGGAGGAAGACGAATCATCACTGAAATCACATAGAACCACTCAGGGAGGTAAAACAGAGGACGAGAGCAACCTAAAGGGGCAAGGACATGGTTCCTCATTCCAGGAGTTAGTTAGCTTCAGCTTCATCCAAAAGGGGTCCAG GTTATCTCAGAAATTGAGGAAGAGCTTGTCTAGAACTTGGTCAG GTGGATAG
- the LOC144289149 gene encoding Golgi-associated RAB2 interactor protein 6-like isoform X2 → MAMDSSIPSPYHSSHTCHILHMFNRSSGKLQRHLCRGEYTLLKDMPVFESDFIQINRKGEVIDMHNNVQMVTVGIAYTTPSLTMPDVMLLAQPAVSCAANARNSQDTQIKDLKSTKSLELTRLLPLKFVKLSIYNHEKKQFHLKLATGRSFYLQLCLPSDAKEDLFACWEDLVYLLRPPLEAYSGTQAQPAGDMISLPVLEAEDRKSPAAMELRGQGDQDQDSIKSLPTVTNVSGVTSHAYSGGEGIRQLASHTYSVCRNTLSLLIPSAGSSHRAAVAPQGSSEGNVSKQDGDHRVSQVRDEVLRKSKEKESTPAKRPSHPGGMEEDESSLKSHRTTQGGKTEDESNLKGQGHGSSFQELVSFSFIQKGSRLSQKLRKSLSRTWSGG, encoded by the exons ATGGCCATGGACAGCAGCATACCCTCGCCCTATCATAGCAGCCACACCTGCCACATCCTGCACATGTTCAACAGGTCCTCGGGGAAGCTGCAGCGGCACCTGTGCAGGGGAGAGTACACCCTGCTGAAGGACATGCCCGTCTTTGAGAGTGATTTCATCCAG ATCAACAGAAAAGGAGAAGTGATTGATATGCACAACAATGTGCAAATGGTGACAGTGGGCATCGCATATACCACCCCCAGCCTCACAATGCCGGATGTCATGCTTCTGGCACAACCAGCTGTGAGCTGTGCAGCCAATGCCAGAAATAGCCAAGATACTCAGATAAAGGACCTCAAGTCGACAAAGAGCTTGGAGCTGACCAG GCTGCTTCCTTTGAAGTTTGTAAAGTTATCCAtctataatcatgaaaaaaaacaGTTCCACTTGAAGCTTGCCACTGGCCGCTCTTTTTACCTACAACTGTGCCTTCCTTCAGATGCAAAAGAAGACCTGTTTGCATGCTGGGAAGACTTAGTGTACCTGCTGAGACCACCACTGGAGGCTTACAGTGGTACCCAGGCCCAACCTGCTGGTGACATGATCTCCTTACCTGTGTTGGAGGCAGAGGATAGGAAAAGCCCAGCA GCCATGGAGCTCCGTGGACAAGGGGACCAAGATCAGGACAGCATCAAGAGCCTTCCCACGGTCACCAATGTGTCTGGGGTCACATCTCATGCTTATAGTGGTGGGGAAGGAATCAGGCAACTTGCTTCCCACACATACTCTGTCTGTAGGAACACCTTGTCTCTCCTAATCCCATCTGCAGGGTCCAGCCACAGGGCAGCAGTAGCTCCTCAGGGCAGT AGTGAAGGCAATGTGAGCAAACAGGATGGGGACCACAGAGTCTCCCAAGTCCGGGATGAAGTCCTAAGGAAGAGCAAGGAAAAGGAGAGCACTCCTGCTAAAAGGCCTTCACATCCTGGTGGGATGGAGGAAGACGAATCATCACTGAAATCACATAGAACCACTCAGGGAGGTAAAACAGAGGACGAGAGCAACCTAAAGGGGCAAGGACATGGTTCCTCATTCCAGGAGTTAGTTAGCTTCAGCTTCATCCAAAAGGGGTCCAG GTTATCTCAGAAATTGAGGAAGAGCTTGTCTAGAACTTGGTCAG GTGGATAG